The following proteins are encoded in a genomic region of Ornithodoros turicata isolate Travis chromosome 6, ASM3712646v1, whole genome shotgun sequence:
- the LOC135398060 gene encoding uncharacterized protein LOC135398060, translating to MAQVMPPVEDPAVAEALPDLIQFGFHDRKESQVTLDGDSEDDAAIVTLDDGSVWKPYWQPSHEAIRASGEHALDLKERVTTPRSIREDVGSPDSLDVDHLAIDPSFASEKTEPVGEVGDFQHDAPRSEKPSRDLASLVSDVHPAVPPVSEVILPPPHLQVQKTQNIFDDKPERTSSPLNMHGLQHSAADFTRRLIFLERSHSSDSDTTHKNCLSEQTGGLSTIPEVSERDFKNSLGTSKLSMADKSSSTTSLSASPKSSMSGMGSGHTPVTHELRFLSNCATQTDLSDVDASTSTDLRSDTKIPFHKLLVMIMSTTMTCVTCVYLFYVLALYLKALYESGFKQYLGPL from the exons ATGGCTCAGGTGATGCCCCCCGTCGAAGACCCGGCAGTGGCTGAAGCTCTCCCGGACCTCATACAGTTCGGGTTCCATGACCGCAAGGAGTCGCAG GTTACGCTGGACGGAGATTCTGAGGACGACGCCGCCATCGTGACGCTAGACGACGGTTCCGTCTGGAAACCCTATTGGCAACCATCTCACGAGGCCATTAGGGCTTCAGGAGAGCACGCCCTCGACCTCAAAGAGCGTGTTACAACCCCTAGATCTATACGGGAAGATGTTGGGTCGCCAGACAGCCTCGACGTCGATCACTTGGCCATCGATCCATCCTTCGCATCTGAAAAGACGGAACCTGTGGGAGAAGTCGGGGACTTCCAACACGACGCGCCACGCAGCGAGAAGCCATCACGTGACCTAGCATCACTTGTCTCAGACGTCCATCCAGCAGTACCTCCCGTTTCTGAAGTAATACTTCCACCTCCACACCTTCAAGTTCAAAAAACGCAGAACATCTTTGATGATAAACCCGAAAGGACGTCAAGCCCGTTGAACATGCACGGTCTCCAGCACAGCGCGGCAGACTTCACAAGACGTCTCATATTTCTAGAAAGGAGTCATTCCAGTGACAGCGACACTACTCATAAGAATTGTTTGTCGGAACAGACCGGTGGCCTGTCTACTATTCCGGAAGTTTCTGAACGTGACTTCAAGAACTCACTGGGCACATCGAAACTTAGCATGGCTGATAAGTCTTCATCGACTACTTCACTGTCAGCTTCACCGAAGTCTTCGATGTCAGGGATGGGATCCGGACATACTCCGGTCACGCATGAACTGCGCTTCCTTTCTAACTGTGCGACACAGACTGACTTGTCCGATGTGGACGCATCTACGTCGACAGATCTGCGGTCCGATACAAAAATACCTTTCCACAAACTGTTGGTGATGATTATGAGCACAACCATGACGTGCGTGACCTGCGTCTACTTGTTTTATGTGCTTGCATTGTACTTGAAGGCTTTGTACGAGAGTGGCTTCAAGCAATATCTCGGGCCTTTATAG
- the LOC135397455 gene encoding uncharacterized protein ZSWIM9-like, which yields MPLKVGDKFHSYNEFETRLRDFQKEHNVVFVTKSTKSVAEANAKLSAGLARFDEKLKHANATFVCKHGGAPRSTGTGIRQHQRTMKKLCPATVVIAARRATQQLEVTKMDLSHNHDINGEIYRSYPECRRLTSADKEYVQPLLELGVLPSMIARKVCENTGKRVIAKDIHNLKQAVSGGEEANLLVKEIEHCREKFSAVITPVTDENQELQILLIQTAHMKEALRSFPEVLLLDATYRTNKLKMPLFVFAVQDGSGGTQVAGYAFVASEQQHVINSLLELFVTENPDTRRTQVVVVDKDFTEISAVRHTFPSSPAVQLCAFHVLKAFRSAVSQLATPSEREQLMSGFSAMLNAPSADMFENAKMEFKELANNEALHYFNKNWGCITHMWARHICDQHYTGGNNTTNRVESHNSKIKNVLSSSSKLHQALRCLLNMAETMQQEARHKLTLLKPWSFYSYGECDDVEVLCRKTLTPYACKLVHKELLKLKDARPEVRRLGEQQYEVVSSVSSDSHKVSLDHQTCSCTTFLKMGVLCRHLLAVCDVKKTKPDLSKAVHKRWTKSYMTDFLMSVSGSDTGPPSTEPQVLQISQPCLAKMNRNQRYNYAMRTLKALADNLADCRPEVFATRLAFLQDVNSTWLKGSEVSEDGLTVPTENEFQTYGLTSAPEDILEPSTPVPVQASQVASGACSSGYQESQQPAKDPRDQQRDSPDEANVVCNIKLPLVKC from the exons ATGCCGTTAAAGGTTGGTGACAAGTTTCATAGTTATAATGAGTTCGAGACGCGCCTTAGAGACTTTCAAAAGGAACACaatgttgtttttgtaacgaAGTCGACGAAAAGCGTCGCAGAGGCAAATGCGAAGTTAAGTGCTGGCTTGGCACGGTTCGACGAAAAGCTTAAGCATGCAAATGCCACGTTCGTATGCAAGCACGGTGGGGCCCCGAGGAGTACAGGCACCGGAATTCGCCAGCATCAAAG GACGATGAAAAAGCTGTGCCCTGCGACGGTTGTAATAGCAGCGCGTCGTGCCACGCAGCAGCTCGAAGTCACAAAGATGGACCTTAGCCACAATCACGACATCAACGGCGAAATTTATCGTTCATATCCTGAGTGCAGGCGTCTGACAAGTGCAGATAAAGAATATGTCCAACCACTCTTGGAACTAGGGGTTCTACCAAGCATGATTGCACGAAAAGTGTGCGAAAACACAG GCAAGCGTGTCATTGCTAAAGACATCCACAACTTGAAGCAAGCCGTAAGCGGAGGAGAGGAAGCCAACCTACTAGTCAAGGAAATCGAACACTGCCGGGAAAAATTCAGCGCAGTGATCACACCAGTGACCGACGAAAACCAAGAGCTACAGATTCTGCTCATACAGACGGCTCACATGAAGGAAGCTCTGCGGTCGTTTCCAGAAGTGCTTTTGTTGGATGCAACCTACCGCACCAACAAGCTGAAAATGCCACTCTTCGTATTTGCTGTCCAAGACGGCTCAGGTGGAACACAGGTGGCAGGATATGCATTCGTTGCGTCAGAGCAGCAGCATGTCATCAACAGCCTCCTTGAGTTATTTGTGACTGAGAATCCTGACACAAGGAGAACACAAGTGGTGGTGGTAGACAAGGATTTTACCGAAATTAGTGCTGTTCGCCACACTTTTCCCAGTTCCCCAGCTGTGCAGCTATGTGCATTCCATGTCCTTAAAGCATTCAGAAGTGCAGTGAGCCAGCTTGCAACACCGTCTGAACGTGAACAGCTCATGTCTGGTTTTAGTGCTATGCTCAATGCACCATCAGCAGACATGTTTGAAAATGCTAAAATGGAGTTTAAAGAACTTGCAAACAACGAAGCATTGCATTACTTCAACAAGAACTGGGGGTGCATCACCCATATGTGGGCGCGACATATCTGTGATCAGCATTACACAGGTGGCAATAATACCACAAATCGTGTAGAGTCACACAATTCGAAGATAAAAAATGTCCTCAGTTCTTCAAGTAAGTTGCACCAAGCACTCCGTTGTCTGCTGAACATGGCAGAAACAATGCAACAGGAAGCTCGCCATAAGCTGACCTTGTTGAAACCCTGGAGCTTTTACTCCTACGGAGAGTGTGACGATGTAGAGGTACTGTGCAGGAAGACCCTTACTCCATATGCATGCAAGCTGGTGCATAAGGAATTGCTGAAGTTGAAGGATGCCAGGCCAGAAGTGAGGAGGTTGGGCGAACAACAATATGAAGTTGTGTCTTCCGTAAGCAGTGACTCTCACAAGGTATCACTGGATCACCAAACCTGCAGCTGCACGACTTTTCTAAAAATGGGCGTGTTGTGCCGTCACCTTCTTGCTGTTTGTGACGTCAAGAAGACAAAACCTGACCTTTCAAAGGCTGTGCACAAGCGGTGGACGAAGTCCTACATGACAGACTTCCTTATGTCTGTTAGTGGAAGTGATACCGGTCCACCGTCCACTGAGCCACAAGTCCTTCAGATCTCGCAACCCTGCCTTGCAAAGATGAACCGAAATCAGCGGTACAACTACGCCATGAGGACGCTGAAGGCACTGGCAGACAACCTTGCCGATTGCCGACCCGAGGTGTTTGCAACGAGACTTGCTTTTCTTCAAGATGTCAACAGCACATGGTTGAAGGGGTCTGAAGTCTCAGAAGATGGACTGACAGTGCCTACCGAAAATGAATTTCAGACCTATGGCCTGACAAGTGCTCCTGAGGATATCCTAGAGCCATCAACACCGGTGCCTGTGCAAGCTTCCCAGGTGGCAAGTGGTGCATGCAGCAGTGGGTATCAGGAAAGCCAACAGCCAGCGAAGGACCCCAGAGACCAACAACGTGACTCACCCGATGAAGCCAACGTTGTGTGCAACATCAAGCTTCCCCTGGTGAAGTGCTGA